Below is a genomic region from Sulfitobacter guttiformis.
CACGAGCAAGATATCACCCGGCTGAAGAGTTCGGCACAACATGTCCTCCGTCGTGCTAGCGAATTGGAGGTAGTTTGATTTCGGCGCCTCCAGGTAGCTGGCGATTTGTGTGCCAATGCGGGTCTTGAGATTATCCATTCGCAAAGCGTAGCGATCAGTTGTTGAAATGTGTTTCACTTGCGCGTGATGTATCACTTGGTCCAGTCGGCTTTGCCAGATCCTTTCAGAACAAAGCATGCGGGACAGCAGTGCAGCAGTCTGTCGATGAACAAACACAACAGCGCCGGTTCGCAATTGCTCCTCACCACTCGACCTTTGATCGAAACAGCACCCAGACCGCGCAAGTTGAGCAGGCTTCGGCGGTAAGAGCAGTTTAGACATATTCCTATGCGCCGCTTTTACTTACCAACCGCCCCTATCCGATCGACAATCCCGCATTGCCCGGTAGTTCTATTATAAAACAGCTGCAGCCCTTGGATCTATGCCTAAGCTTCGAGTTTTAGCCAAAGCGCCAAGATACTTCGTTGTTGGCATCTTCTTATCGCAGAGCTTTTTTCCGTCGTCGCGAGAGCCTGTTTTCATGCGCACCAACATAAGCTACCGAATACATTAAGTCACGATAACGCCAATTCTTTACAGTTCCAGCGCGCGCCACTTTAGAGTACCCGTTTCCAATGGATATCATTCTCGTTTTAACAGTCATTGCATCGCTTTTCATCGTAATCGGCGCAGCAGAACCGCTGGCGGCAAAGCTGCGTCTGCCTTACAGCGTAATCCTTGCTCTACTGGGCATACTGATCGGGTCAGGCGCAATTTTCTTTTTGCAAACCGAGCTGACGGACGCCCTGAACCCTGTCGCCGAAGCCATCCTTGGCTTTCCGATCAGATCCAATGTCTTCCTCTATGTGTTTTTGCCGACCCTTTTGTTTCAAGCAACTCTCGGTATGAACCTTCGCCGTATGCTGGATGATTGGGTGCCGATAATGGTTCTCGCGGTTGTGGCGGTCGTCGTCGCGACACTCAGCGTCGGATATGCGCTGGCTTGGGCCAGTGCGCTGCCGCTCGCGGCATGCCTGTTGATCGGCGCGATTGTTTCGACAACGGATCCTTCCGCTGTCGTGTCCATCTTTCGCTCCCTTTCTGCCCCCCGCCGCCTTTCGCGGATCATTGAAGGCGAAAGCCTGCTGAACGATGCGGCGGCGATCGCGCTGTTCGGGTTGTTCATGGGCTTTGTCATGCTCGGCACACCGGACCCTGAACTGGGCAGTGCGTTGGCGCAGTTTCCGGTCTTGATTGCAGGCGGTGCTCTGACTGGGTGGCTGGCAGCACGTGTTGCGATCTGGATTATGTCGCTCTTTGGCGCACATGAACTGGCGCTGATCTCGGTTTCTGTCGCATTGCCCTATCTTGCCTACATCGGATCTGAACAGCTGGTCGGTGCATCAGGTGTGATCGCCGTTGTGGCCGCGGGTTTGACCTTGAACCTTATGGGACCGGGGCGATTGCCGCCACAGGCCTGGAAAAATTTGGGAGAGGTCTGGGGGTTGCTTGCCCATTGGGCTGGCGCGCTGATCTTTATTCTCGCCGCACTTTTGATCCCGCGCCTACTCGAAGGTGTCCGGTTCAGCGACTTTGCCTTGATCGGCGTAGTGATAGTTGCCGCCTTCGCTTCACGCGCTGTCGTCCTGTTCGGCCTTATGCCACTGCTCACATTTTTGAAAATCTCACCGGTTGTCGAGCGCCCTTACCGTGCAGCAATTCTTTGGGGCGGACTAAGAGGAGCCGTGACACTCGCGCTCGCCCTTGCTGTCACCGAAAGTCTGAGGGTGCCAATCGAGGTCAAGCGTTTGGTCGGCATTCTCGCCACCGGGTTTACCCTGTTCACCTTGCTGGTGCAGGGTACAACGCTGCGCGCTGTCATCGGCGGGCTTGGGCTTGACCGTCTTTCCCCGATTGACGAGGCAATGGCACGGCAGGTGGTCGCCGTTGCGCTGCAAACCGTCCGCGAAGATGTGGCCCGCACCAACGAAGATTACGCCTTGTCCCGTGATGTCGTGCGCTCCGAGGCGAAAGCGTTTGGTGACAGATTGGAAATCGCCGTAAAAACCGCTGAAGACAGCTATGATATTCAGGACAAGGACCGGATTACATTGGGGTTGATCGCGCTGGCCGGCTTTGAACGCGATACGATCCTCGTTCGCGTGCACGAGCGAACAATCTCTGCACGTATGGCAGAGCAGACTCTGCTGGATGCGGATCGATTAATCGAGGGAGCGCGCACCAGCGGGCGGAGCGGCTATCAACAGGCAGCACGCAAATCCGTCGCGTACGGGAAGACGTTTCGCGCGGCAGGCATGCTTCATGGCCGGTTTGGATTATCCAAACCACTGGTCCGTTTGACAGCGGACCGTTTCGAGCTTTTGCTATCGCAGCGCCTGACATTGCGCGATCTTGATACGTTCATCGAAGGGCGTATTCGACGCATTCACGGGCGGCGTGTGGCTGACCTGTTGCTTGAACTTTTGTCCCGCCGGGTCGTACTGGTCGAGACCGCGCTTGAGGGTCTTCGCTTACAATACCCCGGCTATGCGGAGGAGCTGGAACGCCGCTTCATCCGGCGCACGACATTGCGGCTTGAGGAACGTGAATACACCGCCATGCGCGAAGACGGCCTGATCGGCGCAGAGGTCTACACAACCTTAATGCAGGGTTTGACGTCGCGGCGGGCCGAAGCTGAAGAACGTCCCGCGCTTGACATCGCGGTGCAGCGCGCTGAATTGATAAAACAATTCCCACTGTTTGCTGACTTGGATGCGAAAGCCGTACGGCAGCTTGGGCGCGCCTTGAAAACACGATACGTTAATGCGGGTACGGTTGTTTTGCGGAAAGATAGCCCCCTCACCCACGTGTTTTTCATCGCATCAGGTGCCGTGGAGTTGGAAATTGCCGGACAGACATCGCGTTTGGGGCGGTCGGACATGTTCGGACAGGTTGCAATTTTGTTAACGAGCGCACCGCGCGCCGAGGTCCGTGCGATTGCCCCATCAACACTACTTGTCCTCGACGTTGCGCGTTTCCGGTCTTTGCTCACGCGGAGCGTGGCCTTGCAAGACGCCGTGCGAGCAAGTGCGAAACAGCGCGGTATCGACCCAAATTCGCTTTTGCCAAAGGAATAACACTCGAAGCCCACGATCAATCACGGCACCACCGCCTACCCCACATTGTTGCGATTGTTTGAGCCGTACATCTGATGAGGGGCCTGCCATCATCTGTCCAGTCTGCGGGCGTTGATGCTATAGCATCTGAAATGGCCTTGGCGCATCGCAAGACGACTGCGGAAACCAGAAGCTTTGCAGTGGCATACTCCAAAGTGCTTTTGCAAAGTTTGCCTCTAGTCCGGATGACAATGCCAACGCCTGCTTAAATATTATCGGCCTAGCAGGTCGTCAAAAGACCCCTCCCAAGACCTATGGAAAATCTACTTAATCTGCTTCCCTTCAGCCAGAAAAAGCGAGGCCACGCTTCTACGCCAATCTGCGCATCTCAGGCGCTCAGTATAACTACTGCCTGACCGACACCGGCAGCTGCTTAATCTATGGGCAGAAAAATAACATGTTGCGCATCTGTGTTAATCTGAAAGAAGGTGGCAGCCATGGGAGGAATGCGCCAAGAAGTTGAGCGCGATGCGGGCCGCATCAGGATTATTGTTGTGAACCAACAAGATCACGTCGGAGCCGAAGCGCGCAGCACTCACGCTAATGGTGAGTAAAAACTTGGCAGGTTCGTGCCAGGCAAACCAAAAACAACCACGGAACGCCTGCTTTTAGGTAGGCAAATTAAGACAGACAGAGAGGGAACTCGAATGATTAAACAATTTACGGCAGTCGTATTTGGGACGCTGCTCGGCGCTCAATCAGTTGCAGCCGACCAAATCGAAATCAACATGAGCTTGATTTTTCAGGAAACCGAGCTTCTGACGCAAGAGTTGATGAAGGTCACAGACAAGATCAGAGAGCGTACAGACGGCGACGTAGACATCAGGGTGTTTCCCGGCGGGCAACTACCAACATATAAGGATAATCTTGAGCAAGTCGTCAACGGTGCCGACTGGATTGCCGTGGAAGACCTGACGTATGTCGGCGACTATGTCCCCGATTTCGGCGCGCTGGCCGGGCCAATGCTTTATGATACCTACGACGAATATCTCGCTATGATGGACACCGACCTTGTCGCAGACCTCACAGCGCAGGCTGAAGAAAAGGGTATCAAGATACTCAATGCAGACTACATGTTCGGTTTTCGTCATATGATTACCAACAAGCCAATTGCGACCCCTGCCGACCTCGAGGGTATGAAAATCCGCGTACCCGGCAGCCAGATTTTCATCAGCACACTCGGTGCGATGGGCGCGTCCCCGCAGTCGTTGCCGTTCACAGAGACCTACTCCGGTGTTCAGCAGGGCGTCGTTGACGGGCTCGAAGGCTCGATCCTTACGATGTACTCGACCAAGATGTACGAAGTGGCAAAAGTCATGTCGATGACAAAGCACTTCCTCGGAACGGTTGGTATCTACATCTCCCCAAAGGTCTGGGACAAACTCACACCTGAGCAGCAAGTCATTGTTAATGAGGAATTCGCCGCGGGCGCTGTTTCCAATACAGAAAACCTTGTCAAACTTGATGAAGAATACCGCGGTAAGCTTGAGGAGCTCGGTGTGACCTTTGTCGAAGCTGACACGGCTGCGTTCAGCGAACTGACAGCGAGTGTTTATACAGAGTTCCCTGCTTGGACGAGTGACATCCGCACTGTAATCGGTGCCGAACTCGACAAGATTCGGGGCAACTAAGATCAAGACTCACGCAGCCTGGTTGACCGTGTTAACCGGGCTGCGTGAAGCGAAACATAGGCAAACAATACGTGATTAACGTCATCAAAAATCTGGAAGAAATTCTCGCTTCTATCGCGATTAGCATCACCGTAATTCTGGTGATCATCAACGTTGTTTTGCGTTACGGTTTTGGTTTCATTATGCCATGGGGCCAAGAGCTTGCTGTTCTGTGCTTTATCTGGGCGGTCTATCTGGGCATCAGTTCGTGCTACAAACACAACCTGCACATGGGTGTCGATGCAATCCTGTCGATCCTGCCGACAAGGCTGCTAGCCCCTTTCAAGCTTTTGATTTTATTTTTCTTACTCGGGCTGAACGTCCTGCTCACGTATCTGAGCTACGAGTATACAATGCTGTCCAACAAGACGACCCCGGTTATGGGAATCTCCTATTTTTGGGTGAACATCGTTTTGATTTTCTGCTTCGGTCTTATGGCACTTCACACAGTGCGCATGATCGTGAATGACATAAAAACACTCAAAGCCGAAGCATAGAAGGGCTCCAAAGGTATGGAAAACTACATTCCGATGATGCTGTTGTTTGTGATGTTTTTGCTAAACATTCCTGTAGCATTCTCGCTGATCGCATCGGCGCTGGTATATTTTCTTTTCATCAACAACTCGCTCCCAATTGCTCTTGTTATGCAGCGATTTATTACCTCCGCCGAATCCTTTCCCCTTCTTGCCATTCCGTTTTTTATTATGGTCGGTTCGGTCATGAATTACTCTGGGATCAGCCGAAGCTTGCTTGGATTTGCAGATTCCCTAATCGGACATAAGACCGGCGGTCTGGCGCACGTGAATGTACTGCTCAGCATGTTGATGGGCGGCATTTCCGGCTCTGCCAATGCCGATGCCGCAATGCAATCCAAGATACTTGCGCCCGAGATGATAAAACGTGGCTATGATCTGCCATTTACTGCCGCTGTCACGGCTGCGTCCTCGTGCATAAGCCCAGTGATCCCGCCAGGCATTAACCTTATTATCTTTGCACTGCTGGCAAATGTGTCGGTGCACAGCATGTTCATCGCGGGCTACGTTCCGGCGTTTTTGATGGCTCTGGCATTGATGGTTACCATTGCCGTCATTGCAAAGAAGCGCGACTACAAGCCGTCGCGCTCTGAACCCGCGTCGGCCAATGAGCGATTAAAATATTTTGCTAAGGCCATACCTGCTCTTTTTATCCCCTTCGGTGTTATTCTGGGGATGCGCTTTGGCCTGTTCACACCAACAGAGGCCGGAGCCGTTGCAGTCTCTCTTTGTGCGCTAATCGGCTTTTTCGTCTACAAGGAGCTAAAGGTTTCAGACTTTTCTTTGATCCTGAAAGAGACCGTGCAAGGGACAAGCACCGTAATGTTCATCATCATCGGGGCGTTACTGTTCGGATACTACATGACCCTCGAGCGGATTCCACACAGCATTGCATCCGCACTAATCGATTTGACGGATAGCAAGTTTGTCCTCTTGCTCCTCATCAATATGCTCCTGCTGTTTGTCGGCATGTTTATTGAGGGTGGCGCGGCAATGATCATCCTTACACCTTTATTGCTGCCAGCAGTGCTGAACCTTGGCATCAATCCGGTCCATTTTGGCGTAATCGTTATCGTAAATATCATGATAGGCGGCGTGACCCCGCCTTTTGGCTCGATGATGTTTACAGTGTGTTCGATCCTGAAAGTCAGAATTCTGGATTTCGTGCGCGAGGTTATTCCGCTTGTCCTTGCTCTCTTGGCCGTGCTTTTGTTGCTGACGTATTCCGAGGGGCTAGTGATGTTCTTACCGGGGCTTTTGTAAGTCTGCGAAAGAATACAAATTTCATTATTTGGGCTTGGTGCCCCCGAAGTTGCACACCAGGGGACACAAACCGCCACGTCATCACTAAGATGAAACTGATATATCGTGGCGAACTTAACCGGCGTACTGAGGACTAGCCCTAAATGACGAGACGAGATCCGTCATCCAGTCGATCTCGAGATAAGGGCGTTTCCGGTTGGGAAATGTGAAATCGATGAATTTTAATTCAATGGTCCCCATCGGTGTCGGGTCTGTGAGGAAAAATTTGATACTGCTGGGATTGCTGAATGCAAAAATCACTGTTTTGAAAGATGAGTAAAACACCTGACCCAGTGCATAAAGAATCGTATTAATAGCCTGCAAAAACGCGGGGCAGATCGTCGACAAAAAGTGCGCGCACAGTCTTACTGTGACCGCGCATATCCGGCGCAATCAGCCGTGCACTTGATAACAGCCCTGCGATCAGCAGCAGCACCGACCTTCCTATTTCTCCCAACCCCGCCGAGCCGCGTTAGTCACTGATAAGGTTTTGCTCACCGATTGTGGGCCGCGCACCTTCGGTTGCGAATGCGTTGATGCTGTTGGTTTGGAACGTCGCGTTCAGGATAGCGCCGGCCCCTACTGCGATCACAATGATGGCGATGCATGCGAGAAGAAATGATTTCATTATTCAGGCTCCTTGGAGTGTTTGAGTTGGTTTGATGTCTGGCTGCGGTTTTGTCAGTTGTGACCAGATACGGGTCGCCATATCGATGTAGAGACGCCCAAGCGGACCATCAGGATCGCGTGCAACAATCGGTTGCCCGCTGTCAGAGGCCACGCGTAGGTCCATTGTAAGCGGTATCGCACCCAGAAACGGCACGTTCAGGCGCTGTGCCTCTGCTTGGGCGCCGCCCGTTCCGAACAACGCGTGCTGGGTGCCGCATTGGGTGCAGGTGAAATGGGCCATATTCTCGATCACACCGAGGATGGGCACATCAACTTTGCGGAACATCGCAATACCGCGACGCGCGTCAATCAACGCCAGGTCCTGCGGCGTCGAGACGATAACAGCACCGGACAAGGTTGTGCCTTGGGCAATCGCCAACTGTGCGTCGCCCGTTCCAGGTGGCATATCCACAATCAGGACATCAAGAACGCCCCAGTCAACTTCGGCCAGCATCTGGGTAATCGCCGACATTACCATAGGACCGCGCCATACCATGGCTGTTTCTGCATCCACCATCATGCCCATGGACATGGCCGATAGTCCGTTGGATTGCATAGGCAACAAACGGCGATCTTTGCCCATACGTGGCTGGCCATGCAGCGCCAAAAGCGTTGGGATTGACGGTCCATGAATATCGGCGTCCAAGATACCAACCTTCAGCCCGTTGGCCCGCAACCCCAATGCAAGATTGACAGCGGTGGTTGATTTCCCCACGCCGCCTTTA
It encodes:
- a CDS encoding cation:proton antiporter, with product MDIILVLTVIASLFIVIGAAEPLAAKLRLPYSVILALLGILIGSGAIFFLQTELTDALNPVAEAILGFPIRSNVFLYVFLPTLLFQATLGMNLRRMLDDWVPIMVLAVVAVVVATLSVGYALAWASALPLAACLLIGAIVSTTDPSAVVSIFRSLSAPRRLSRIIEGESLLNDAAAIALFGLFMGFVMLGTPDPELGSALAQFPVLIAGGALTGWLAARVAIWIMSLFGAHELALISVSVALPYLAYIGSEQLVGASGVIAVVAAGLTLNLMGPGRLPPQAWKNLGEVWGLLAHWAGALIFILAALLIPRLLEGVRFSDFALIGVVIVAAFASRAVVLFGLMPLLTFLKISPVVERPYRAAILWGGLRGAVTLALALAVTESLRVPIEVKRLVGILATGFTLFTLLVQGTTLRAVIGGLGLDRLSPIDEAMARQVVAVALQTVREDVARTNEDYALSRDVVRSEAKAFGDRLEIAVKTAEDSYDIQDKDRITLGLIALAGFERDTILVRVHERTISARMAEQTLLDADRLIEGARTSGRSGYQQAARKSVAYGKTFRAAGMLHGRFGLSKPLVRLTADRFELLLSQRLTLRDLDTFIEGRIRRIHGRRVADLLLELLSRRVVLVETALEGLRLQYPGYAEELERRFIRRTTLRLEEREYTAMREDGLIGAEVYTTLMQGLTSRRAEAEERPALDIAVQRAELIKQFPLFADLDAKAVRQLGRALKTRYVNAGTVVLRKDSPLTHVFFIASGAVELEIAGQTSRLGRSDMFGQVAILLTSAPRAEVRAIAPSTLLVLDVARFRSLLTRSVALQDAVRASAKQRGIDPNSLLPKE
- a CDS encoding C4-dicarboxylate TRAP transporter substrate-binding protein, encoding MIKQFTAVVFGTLLGAQSVAADQIEINMSLIFQETELLTQELMKVTDKIRERTDGDVDIRVFPGGQLPTYKDNLEQVVNGADWIAVEDLTYVGDYVPDFGALAGPMLYDTYDEYLAMMDTDLVADLTAQAEEKGIKILNADYMFGFRHMITNKPIATPADLEGMKIRVPGSQIFISTLGAMGASPQSLPFTETYSGVQQGVVDGLEGSILTMYSTKMYEVAKVMSMTKHFLGTVGIYISPKVWDKLTPEQQVIVNEEFAAGAVSNTENLVKLDEEYRGKLEELGVTFVEADTAAFSELTASVYTEFPAWTSDIRTVIGAELDKIRGN
- a CDS encoding TRAP transporter small permease: MINVIKNLEEILASIAISITVILVIINVVLRYGFGFIMPWGQELAVLCFIWAVYLGISSCYKHNLHMGVDAILSILPTRLLAPFKLLILFFLLGLNVLLTYLSYEYTMLSNKTTPVMGISYFWVNIVLIFCFGLMALHTVRMIVNDIKTLKAEA
- a CDS encoding TRAP transporter large permease, coding for MENYIPMMLLFVMFLLNIPVAFSLIASALVYFLFINNSLPIALVMQRFITSAESFPLLAIPFFIMVGSVMNYSGISRSLLGFADSLIGHKTGGLAHVNVLLSMLMGGISGSANADAAMQSKILAPEMIKRGYDLPFTAAVTAASSCISPVIPPGINLIIFALLANVSVHSMFIAGYVPAFLMALALMVTIAVIAKKRDYKPSRSEPASANERLKYFAKAIPALFIPFGVILGMRFGLFTPTEAGAVAVSLCALIGFFVYKELKVSDFSLILKETVQGTSTVMFIIIGALLFGYYMTLERIPHSIASALIDLTDSKFVLLLLINMLLLFVGMFIEGGAAMIILTPLLLPAVLNLGINPVHFGVIVIVNIMIGGVTPPFGSMMFTVCSILKVRILDFVREVIPLVLALLAVLLLLTYSEGLVMFLPGLL
- a CDS encoding Mrp/NBP35 family ATP-binding protein translates to MSDDQILQAARQVLSGLKMPDGSPFLDASAVSGPVVLEGRVTVSITTTSQAAIALTDVRTQAEVALRAIPLVQSAFVVLTNDQATPPPRLVSPPKPAAAKVLPDVRHVIAVASGKGGVGKSTTAVNLALGLRANGLKVGILDADIHGPSIPTLLALHGQPRMGKDRRLLPMQSNGLSAMSMGMMVDAETAMVWRGPMVMSAITQMLAEVDWGVLDVLIVDMPPGTGDAQLAIAQGTTLSGAVIVSTPQDLALIDARRGIAMFRKVDVPILGVIENMAHFTCTQCGTQHALFGTGGAQAEAQRLNVPFLGAIPLTMDLRVASDSGQPIVARDPDGPLGRLYIDMATRIWSQLTKPQPDIKPTQTLQGA